From the genome of Alosa alosa isolate M-15738 ecotype Scorff River chromosome 20, AALO_Geno_1.1, whole genome shotgun sequence, one region includes:
- the ccn4a gene encoding cellular communication network factor 4a isoform X1, with protein MSWLLTWILLVAGIHEAFSQNSSATMPVPEPTALEPYNRTQYCKWPCECPEMPPTCSLGVSLLIDGCDCCKTCAKQVGEVCNEKDPCDHHKGLYCDYSRDKPRYEKGVCAYLVGTGCEYNSVIYRNGQSFQPNCKYQCLCVNGAIGCLGLCNESLPPRVWCQTPRRVKIPGQCCETWICDEPRRGRKTAPRHAKQAPSYRNSGWHKNCLTQTTSWSPCSKTCGRGLSTRITNANKRCEMVKESRLCNIRPCDVDIIKHFRPGKKCLNIYREPRPTNFTISGCTSTKPYWPKYCGVCTDDRCCIPYKSKTVEVEFSCPNGAKLTWQVMWINACFCNLSCRNPNDFFAELEQYFEYSEIMN; from the exons ATGAGTTGGCTCCTGACGTGGATTCTACTTGTAGCGGGAATTCATGAG GCCTTCTCACAAAATTCCTCCGCTACGATGCCCGTCCCTGAGCCCACTGCCCTGGAGCCGTACAACCGCACGCAGTACTGCAAATGGCCATGCGAGTGCCCCGAGATGCCCCCGACATGCTCCCTCGGGGTGAGCCTGCTCATAGACGGCTGTGACTGCTGCAAGACCTGCGCCAAGCAGGTGGGCGAAGTTTGCAACGAGAAAGATCCCTGCGACCACCACAAGGGACTATATTGCGACTACAGCAGAGACAAGCCTAGGTACGAAAagggagtgtgtgcat ATCTAGTTGGCACTGGGTGTGAGTATAACAGCGTCATCTACCGCAATGGTCAGAGCTTCCAGCCCAACTGCAAGtaccagtgcctgtgtgtgaacgGCGCCATCGGCTGCCTGGGCCTGTGCAATGAGTCGCTGCCGCCTAGGGTGTGGTGCCAGACGCCGCGGCGCGTCAAAATCCCGGGCCAGTGCTGCGAGACGTGGATCTGTGACGAGCCCAGGAGGGGGCGCAAGACGGCACCCAGGCACGCCAAGCAAG ctCCTTCCTATCGGAACAGCGGCTGGCACAAGAACTGCCTGACCCAGACGACGTCCTGGAGCCCCTGCTCTAAGACCTGTGGCCGAGGCCTGTCCACACGCATCACCAATGCCAACAAGCGCTGCGAGATGGTCAAGGAGAGCCGGCTCTGCAACATCAGGCCCTGTGACGTTGATATCATCAAACACTTCAGA CCAGGGAAGAAGTGCCTGAACATCTACCGGGAGCCTCGACCAACCAACTTCACCATCTCGGGCTGCACCAGCACCAAACCGTACTGGCCCAAGTACTGTGGCGTCTGCACAGACGACCGTTGCTGCATCCCCTACAAGTCCAAGACGGTGGAGGTGGAGTTCTCGTGCCCCAACGGGGCCAAGCTCACCTGGCAGGTCATGTGGATCAACGCGTGCTTCTGCAACCTCAGCTGCAGGAACCCTAATGACTTCTTTGCTGAGCTGGAACAGTACTTTGAGTATTCAGAGATTATGAACTGA
- the ccn4a gene encoding cellular communication network factor 4a isoform X2 — MPVPEPTALEPYNRTQYCKWPCECPEMPPTCSLGVSLLIDGCDCCKTCAKQVGEVCNEKDPCDHHKGLYCDYSRDKPRYEKGVCAYLVGTGCEYNSVIYRNGQSFQPNCKYQCLCVNGAIGCLGLCNESLPPRVWCQTPRRVKIPGQCCETWICDEPRRGRKTAPRHAKQAPSYRNSGWHKNCLTQTTSWSPCSKTCGRGLSTRITNANKRCEMVKESRLCNIRPCDVDIIKHFRPGKKCLNIYREPRPTNFTISGCTSTKPYWPKYCGVCTDDRCCIPYKSKTVEVEFSCPNGAKLTWQVMWINACFCNLSCRNPNDFFAELEQYFEYSEIMN; from the exons ATGCCCGTCCCTGAGCCCACTGCCCTGGAGCCGTACAACCGCACGCAGTACTGCAAATGGCCATGCGAGTGCCCCGAGATGCCCCCGACATGCTCCCTCGGGGTGAGCCTGCTCATAGACGGCTGTGACTGCTGCAAGACCTGCGCCAAGCAGGTGGGCGAAGTTTGCAACGAGAAAGATCCCTGCGACCACCACAAGGGACTATATTGCGACTACAGCAGAGACAAGCCTAGGTACGAAAagggagtgtgtgcat ATCTAGTTGGCACTGGGTGTGAGTATAACAGCGTCATCTACCGCAATGGTCAGAGCTTCCAGCCCAACTGCAAGtaccagtgcctgtgtgtgaacgGCGCCATCGGCTGCCTGGGCCTGTGCAATGAGTCGCTGCCGCCTAGGGTGTGGTGCCAGACGCCGCGGCGCGTCAAAATCCCGGGCCAGTGCTGCGAGACGTGGATCTGTGACGAGCCCAGGAGGGGGCGCAAGACGGCACCCAGGCACGCCAAGCAAG ctCCTTCCTATCGGAACAGCGGCTGGCACAAGAACTGCCTGACCCAGACGACGTCCTGGAGCCCCTGCTCTAAGACCTGTGGCCGAGGCCTGTCCACACGCATCACCAATGCCAACAAGCGCTGCGAGATGGTCAAGGAGAGCCGGCTCTGCAACATCAGGCCCTGTGACGTTGATATCATCAAACACTTCAGA CCAGGGAAGAAGTGCCTGAACATCTACCGGGAGCCTCGACCAACCAACTTCACCATCTCGGGCTGCACCAGCACCAAACCGTACTGGCCCAAGTACTGTGGCGTCTGCACAGACGACCGTTGCTGCATCCCCTACAAGTCCAAGACGGTGGAGGTGGAGTTCTCGTGCCCCAACGGGGCCAAGCTCACCTGGCAGGTCATGTGGATCAACGCGTGCTTCTGCAACCTCAGCTGCAGGAACCCTAATGACTTCTTTGCTGAGCTGGAACAGTACTTTGAGTATTCAGAGATTATGAACTGA
- the ndrg1a gene encoding protein NDRG1a isoform X1, producing MDDIQLVESKPLLVDKDLKSLREAVQQLTLKEHDVETPHGRIHCVMKGVPKGDRPVILTVHDIGLNHKTCYDTLFNHEDMQEIMHHFAVCHVNMPGQQEGATTFSTGYEYPSMDQLSETIPLILKNFGLKSVIGMGVGAGAYILSKFAVDYPSMVEGLVLININPCAEGWMDWAAHKITGWTQAMPGMIITHLFGKEEIHQNHDLIATYRHHILNDMNQFNLHLFVKSYNSRRDLEIERPIPGGQINARTLRCPSLLVVGDNSPAVDAVVECNTKLDPTKATLLKMADCGGLPQVDQPGKLTEAFKYFIQGMGYMPAASMTRLVRSRTASGSSVHSFDGNRSRSHTNEGNRSRSHTNEGARSRSHTGDHHQRGRSHTENMDSANNSTVEQAVHKSTEVSC from the exons ATGGATGATATCCAGCTTGTTGAATCAAAACCACTGCTTGTTGACAAGGACTTGAAG aGCCTGAGAGAAGCTGTACAGCAGCTTACACTAAAG gagcaCGATGTGGAGACTCCTCATGGCCGAATCCACTGCGTCATGAAGGGGGTGCCCAAGGGAGACCGGCCGGTCATCCTCACCGTCCATGACATCGGCCTGAACC ACAAGACCTGCTATGACACCTTGTTTAACCATGAGGACATGCAAGAGATTATGCACCACTTTGCTGTCTGCCATGTAAACATGCCAGGGCAACAAGAAGGTGCCACCACCTTCTCCACCGG GTATGAATACCCTTCAATGGACCAACTGTCTGAGACAATTCCCCTGATTCTGAAGAACTTTGg GCTCAAGAGCGTTATCGGAATGGGGGTTGGAGCCGGCGCATATATCCTCTCAAAATTCGCT GTTGACTACCCAAGTATGGTGGAGGGCTTAGTTCTCATCAACATCAATCCATGTGCTGAGGGGTGGATGGACTGGGCAGCACATAAG ATCACCGGATGGACTCAAGCCATGCCAGGCATGATTATCACTCATCTTTTTGGCAAG GAGGAAATTCACCAGAATCATGACCTGATTGCGACTTACCGCCACCACATCCTGAACGACATGAACCAGTTCAACCTGCACCTCTTTGTCAAATCCTACAACAG CCGCAGAGATCTGGAAATTGAGAGGCCCATCCCTGGTGGACAGATCAATGCTAGAACCCTGAG GTGCCCTTCTCTTCTTGTGGTTGGCGATAACTCCCCAGCTGTTGATGCCGTG GTCGAGTGCAACACCAAGTTGGACCCAACCAAGGCTACTCTTCTCAAG ATGGCAGACTGTGGAGGCCTACCCCAGGTTGACCAG cCAGGCAAACTGACAGAGGCTTTCAAGTACTTCATTCAGGGCATGGGCTACA TGCCTGCCGCCAGCATGACGAGACTGGTCCGCTCCCGCACAGCCTCCGGCTCCAGTGTCCACTCCTTCGACGGCAACCGCAGCCGGTCCCACACCAACGAGGGTAACCGGAGCCGCTCGCACACCAACGAGGGGGCCCGCAGCCGTTCACACACGGGTGACCACCACCAGCGTGGACGTTCCCACACTGAGAACATGGATAGCGCCAACAACAGCACTGTGGAGCAGGCCGTGCACAAGTCCACCGAAGTGTCCTGCTag
- the ndrg1a gene encoding protein NDRG1a isoform X2, with product MVLEDSEMDLVFEIEVAEHDVETPHGRIHCVMKGVPKGDRPVILTVHDIGLNHKTCYDTLFNHEDMQEIMHHFAVCHVNMPGQQEGATTFSTGYEYPSMDQLSETIPLILKNFGLKSVIGMGVGAGAYILSKFAVDYPSMVEGLVLININPCAEGWMDWAAHKITGWTQAMPGMIITHLFGKEEIHQNHDLIATYRHHILNDMNQFNLHLFVKSYNSRRDLEIERPIPGGQINARTLRCPSLLVVGDNSPAVDAVVECNTKLDPTKATLLKMADCGGLPQVDQPGKLTEAFKYFIQGMGYMPAASMTRLVRSRTASGSSVHSFDGNRSRSHTNEGNRSRSHTNEGARSRSHTGDHHQRGRSHTENMDSANNSTVEQAVHKSTEVSC from the exons ATGGTTCTTGAGGATTCTGAGATGGATCTTGTGTTTGAGATAGAGGTGGCT gagcaCGATGTGGAGACTCCTCATGGCCGAATCCACTGCGTCATGAAGGGGGTGCCCAAGGGAGACCGGCCGGTCATCCTCACCGTCCATGACATCGGCCTGAACC ACAAGACCTGCTATGACACCTTGTTTAACCATGAGGACATGCAAGAGATTATGCACCACTTTGCTGTCTGCCATGTAAACATGCCAGGGCAACAAGAAGGTGCCACCACCTTCTCCACCGG GTATGAATACCCTTCAATGGACCAACTGTCTGAGACAATTCCCCTGATTCTGAAGAACTTTGg GCTCAAGAGCGTTATCGGAATGGGGGTTGGAGCCGGCGCATATATCCTCTCAAAATTCGCT GTTGACTACCCAAGTATGGTGGAGGGCTTAGTTCTCATCAACATCAATCCATGTGCTGAGGGGTGGATGGACTGGGCAGCACATAAG ATCACCGGATGGACTCAAGCCATGCCAGGCATGATTATCACTCATCTTTTTGGCAAG GAGGAAATTCACCAGAATCATGACCTGATTGCGACTTACCGCCACCACATCCTGAACGACATGAACCAGTTCAACCTGCACCTCTTTGTCAAATCCTACAACAG CCGCAGAGATCTGGAAATTGAGAGGCCCATCCCTGGTGGACAGATCAATGCTAGAACCCTGAG GTGCCCTTCTCTTCTTGTGGTTGGCGATAACTCCCCAGCTGTTGATGCCGTG GTCGAGTGCAACACCAAGTTGGACCCAACCAAGGCTACTCTTCTCAAG ATGGCAGACTGTGGAGGCCTACCCCAGGTTGACCAG cCAGGCAAACTGACAGAGGCTTTCAAGTACTTCATTCAGGGCATGGGCTACA TGCCTGCCGCCAGCATGACGAGACTGGTCCGCTCCCGCACAGCCTCCGGCTCCAGTGTCCACTCCTTCGACGGCAACCGCAGCCGGTCCCACACCAACGAGGGTAACCGGAGCCGCTCGCACACCAACGAGGGGGCCCGCAGCCGTTCACACACGGGTGACCACCACCAGCGTGGACGTTCCCACACTGAGAACATGGATAGCGCCAACAACAGCACTGTGGAGCAGGCCGTGCACAAGTCCACCGAAGTGTCCTGCTag